DNA from Thermoplasma acidophilum DSM 1728:
TATGGCTGTCATGAGCGGGTCTGCAGCCTTATCCGGGTCTGCGGCCATCCTGAACTCATCGGTGTGCGCAGGTATGGATGGCTGCACGATCTTAACGTCTATGTGGCCCGTAGGTATTATATGGCTGATGTTCGCCTCATCGGTGCTGCCCATGGCAGCTTCGTTGGTGCGATGCACATTCACCGGATCGATGCCGTGCGATCTGAGCTCTTCCTCAAGCGTATTGTCTATGGTCTCGTTGCTAATATACTCCTCATACACAGGCGTGACGTCCCTTATCCTGAAATCGCAGCCATGCATCCTTGATATGTTTCCGATGATATCCTTTGCCCTAGCAGCAAGATCCTCCAAATACCTGCGTTTAGAGGATCTCAGGTCTATCTCCATAACAGAACGATCGGGTATGACGTTTGAGGCCTTGCCGCCCTCCCTGATGATCATGCCTATTATCGGGCGCTTTAGATCGGAGATGGAGGAACGGAGGTTGTTAAGCGCTATGTAGGTCTCGATAGCAGGCGTGAGTGCGTTTATGCCGTAATCCGGTCCCAGCAGGTGGGACGATTTCCCGGAGAACTCTGCCTCTATCGTTAGATCAGCAAGCGATACCGAACCCACAGCCCACCTGTCGTCAGGATGCATGCCGATTACGAAGTCAACGTCCCTTATCAGGTTCTTCTCCACAAGTATGGCCTTGCTTCCAGCATATGGGCCTATACCTTCCTCAGATGGTGTTCCGAAAACTGTTACGGATATTCCGAAATCCTCACACAGCGTGACTGCCGTGCCGAAGGCCCAGGCGGCGATCAGGTTATGCCCGCAGGAATGTCCATTTGGAAGCGCATCGTACTCTGCCAGCACTCCAACAGAGGGGCCGCCTCTATAACATGTGGCTCTGAATGCGGTTTCCATCCCTCCATATGGCATCTCCACGTTGAATCCGTGCCTTGA
Protein-coding regions in this window:
- a CDS encoding M20 family metallopeptidase — its product is MRKEIRDETLEVSRRIYEYAELGSQEYRSSRLIADHLSRHGFNVEMPYGGMETAFRATCYRGGPSVGVLAEYDALPNGHSCGHNLIAAWAFGTAVTLCEDFGISVTVFGTPSEEGIGPYAGSKAILVEKNLIRDVDFVIGMHPDDRWAVGSVSLADLTIEAEFSGKSSHLLGPDYGINALTPAIETYIALNNLRSSISDLKRPIIGMIIREGGKASNVIPDRSVMEIDLRSSKRRYLEDLAARAKDIIGNISRMHGCDFRIRDVTPVYEEYISNETIDNTLEEELRSHGIDPVNVHRTNEAAMGSTDEANISHIIPTGHIDVKIVQPSIPAHTDEFRMAADPDKAADPLMTAIEATASAAAKITRDRNLMKKMKNEFKEAIR